The Mangifera indica cultivar Alphonso unplaced genomic scaffold, CATAS_Mindica_2.1 Un_0090, whole genome shotgun sequence genome includes a region encoding these proteins:
- the LOC123207640 gene encoding uncharacterized protein LOC123207640: MKTSAVLRTKFYPPTFANLYDSTANPSFFIPIKTASCLKHPTSHSASRIVSSIRHTLRHSIETCHMDEPLALKSEGEFLQVLPHEYSRFLLIGAVSVGFALLFMGLDDQKALALGPEGPLVEEFWENVRRYALYALTVSTGALYTILLPIFELLKNPISAILLLMILGGSIFVISQVLSAMVGVTEFNYDYSY; the protein is encoded by the coding sequence ATGAAGACCTCTGCAGTTCTGAGAACTAAATTCTACCCCCCAACTTTCGCCAACCTCTACGACTCAACTGcaaatccttcatttttcaTCCCCATCAAAACCGCTTCTTGTTTGAAACACCCCACTTCACATTCAGCTTCAAGAATTGTTTCCAGCATTAGACATACTCTGAGGCACTCTATAGAAACCTGTCACATGGACGAGCCCTTGGCTTTAAAATCTGAAGGAGAGTTTCTTCAAGTTTTGCCGCATGAGTACTCAAGGTTTCTGTTGATTGGAGCTGTCTCAGTAGGCTTTGCGTTATTGTTTATGGGGTTAGATGACCAAAAGGCCCTAGCTTTGGGGCCTGAAGGGCCATTAGTAGAGGAGTTTTGGGAAAATGTTAGGAGATACGCACTTTATGCTCTTACAGTCAGTACTGGTGCTCTGTACACTATCCTTTTGCCCATATTTGAGTTGCTAAAGAATCCTATCTCTGCAATTCTCCTTTTGATGATTCTGGGTGGCAGCATCTTCGTTATTTCTCAAGTACTTTCAGCCATGGTTGGTGTCACTGAATTTAATTACGATTATAGCTATTAG